From a region of the Chitinophaga caseinilytica genome:
- a CDS encoding heme-binding domain-containing protein → MRILKLSLIGVLVAFLIIQFFKPAPNKANPPFPDDFTNVYEVPPKIHAILQAACYDCHSNNTRYPWYARVQPVTWFLDHHVREGKDDLNFHEYGTYSAKRRRTKLKRIREQLETGGMPLRSYIWMHDSADLSPGDRQMMIRWLNEKIDSANARK, encoded by the coding sequence ATGCGCATATTGAAACTATCATTAATAGGGGTGCTGGTCGCGTTTTTGATCATCCAGTTCTTCAAGCCGGCACCCAACAAGGCGAATCCACCTTTTCCGGACGATTTCACGAACGTATACGAAGTTCCCCCGAAAATACACGCCATCTTACAGGCCGCATGCTACGACTGCCACAGCAATAACACCCGCTACCCGTGGTACGCCCGCGTTCAGCCGGTTACCTGGTTCCTCGACCATCACGTCAGGGAAGGCAAGGACGACCTGAACTTCCACGAGTACGGAACTTATTCCGCCAAGCGCCGGCGCACCAAGCTGAAAAGGATCCGGGAACAGCTGGAAACCGGCGGGATGCCGCTGCGGTCGTATATCTGGATGCACGATTCCGCGGATTTGTCGCCCGGCGACAGACAAATGATGATCCGTTGGCTGAATGAAAAGATCGATTCCGCAAATGCGCGGAAGTAA
- a CDS encoding efflux RND transporter periplasmic adaptor subunit: protein MFQKIIYPVIFSSAALMTLLTACGDGKSAAAQAAAGPSAAPALPVDVIVAQEQDIAQHEVITGTTVPFREVTIKSEVAERVLQVGFQDGSMVSAGQVLYKLNDADLQARLKQLTAELKMAQLTERRLAALLKTETVRQQEYDEVATRLQVLEAQQEILKAGLAKTLVTAPFSGRIGITKVVAGAYVAPNTELVSLQDQQQVKINFSVPEKYLPLIKTSATVRFTTELGPDEHIATIKATEPGVDAANRSMLVQALANNAGNRLRAGLSARILFSTADAGTKGIAIPTEALLPGGDGYAVYVLKGGTAQITPVSIGNRTESQAIITSGLQNGDSIIVSNTLRLGNGAAAVAVASK from the coding sequence ATGTTTCAAAAAATAATCTATCCGGTCATATTTTCATCGGCAGCCCTCATGACCCTGCTCACCGCCTGCGGCGATGGCAAATCCGCCGCTGCGCAAGCTGCTGCCGGCCCTTCCGCCGCGCCGGCGCTCCCGGTCGATGTCATCGTTGCGCAGGAGCAAGACATCGCGCAGCATGAAGTGATCACCGGCACCACGGTCCCTTTCCGGGAAGTGACGATCAAAAGTGAAGTGGCGGAACGCGTGCTGCAAGTGGGTTTCCAGGACGGCTCGATGGTATCTGCGGGGCAGGTGCTCTATAAACTGAACGACGCCGATCTGCAGGCGCGGCTTAAACAATTGACGGCCGAACTGAAAATGGCGCAACTGACCGAACGCCGCCTGGCCGCGCTCCTCAAAACGGAGACCGTCCGCCAGCAGGAGTACGACGAAGTGGCCACCCGCCTCCAGGTGCTGGAAGCACAGCAGGAAATACTGAAGGCCGGTCTCGCCAAAACATTAGTCACCGCGCCTTTCAGCGGCAGGATCGGTATCACGAAAGTAGTGGCCGGTGCTTACGTGGCGCCGAATACGGAGCTCGTCAGCCTGCAAGACCAGCAGCAGGTCAAGATCAATTTTTCCGTGCCGGAGAAATATCTTCCCCTTATCAAAACCAGCGCCACGGTGCGTTTCACGACAGAGCTCGGTCCGGATGAGCACATAGCCACCATCAAAGCCACCGAGCCCGGTGTAGATGCCGCCAACCGGAGCATGCTCGTACAGGCACTTGCGAATAACGCCGGGAACCGGCTGCGGGCGGGCCTTTCCGCCAGAATCCTCTTCTCTACCGCCGATGCCGGCACGAAAGGGATCGCTATACCCACGGAGGCTTTGCTGCCCGGCGGAGATGGCTATGCCGTGTACGTGCTGAAAGGCGGAACGGCACAGATCACCCCCGTTTCCATCGGTAACAGAACGGAATCACAGGCCATTATTACATCCGGCCTGCAAAACGGCGACAGCATCATCGTGTCGAACACGCTTCGGCTGGGCAACGGCGCAGCGGCCGTGGCGGTTGCGTCCAAATAA
- a CDS encoding PAS domain S-box protein, whose amino-acid sequence MSHLLSPLRTVLIYFAAGVLWILLTDSLLQWLAEHSPALLLGGQYAKGFLFVLLSSIMLFWLLSKSRGSVRRLEMAYIRVFRESPQPMWIYDRKTLEYVDVNDAAIHLYGYTLEEFLNMTILQVRPKEEIQKVLDATRFATTGFQNFGTWKHLKKDGTLIFVDIRTFGTHYKGREVEIVSISDVTDKHIAFEALSRQELLLNSIMNSTDDLIWAVDDRKTYTAFNNSFRDIIHQYTGHEVHVGDPLLPGANEAEALRWQQYYDRGLQGEAHTVEETRELNGIGVSVAEIHFRPMRKQQRVVGVSCFARDITERKQQELSLQKALDRYDMVSFATSNVIWDYDLVTNSMHWNNNLATKFGHRKADETEDWWERHVHPEDAPMIISGLKLAIAEKRTTYAAEYRFLCADGQYRHVFDRVYISYGEEGHPIRMIGAMEDIEDKKLYVEELQKVAHMSSHSLRRPVASMLGVVGLINKDNLTDPANLPLLAGIEKIAKEMDEIIHTVADKCNRIFQGVEDK is encoded by the coding sequence ATGTCTCACCTACTGTCGCCCCTTCGCACCGTGCTCATCTATTTTGCAGCCGGCGTACTTTGGATTTTGCTGACGGATTCCCTCCTGCAATGGCTTGCGGAGCATTCGCCCGCGCTCTTGCTGGGCGGTCAGTATGCCAAGGGCTTCCTTTTCGTGCTCCTTTCTTCCATCATGCTGTTCTGGCTCCTGTCCAAATCGCGCGGCTCGGTGCGCCGGCTGGAAATGGCCTACATCCGCGTGTTCCGCGAAAGCCCCCAGCCCATGTGGATCTACGACCGTAAAACGCTCGAATACGTGGATGTGAACGACGCCGCCATTCACCTGTACGGCTATACGCTGGAAGAATTCCTGAATATGACCATCCTCCAGGTACGCCCGAAGGAAGAAATCCAGAAAGTGCTCGACGCCACGCGTTTCGCCACTACCGGCTTCCAGAACTTCGGCACCTGGAAGCACCTGAAAAAAGACGGCACCCTCATTTTCGTAGACATCCGCACCTTCGGCACGCACTACAAAGGCCGCGAAGTGGAGATCGTTTCCATTTCAGACGTTACCGACAAACACATCGCCTTCGAAGCCCTTTCGCGCCAGGAGCTGCTGCTCAATTCCATCATGAACAGCACCGACGATCTCATCTGGGCGGTAGACGACCGCAAGACCTACACCGCTTTCAACAATTCTTTCCGCGACATCATCCACCAATACACCGGGCACGAAGTACATGTGGGCGACCCGCTCCTTCCCGGCGCCAATGAAGCCGAAGCCCTCCGCTGGCAACAGTATTACGATCGCGGCCTCCAGGGCGAGGCGCACACCGTGGAGGAAACGCGCGAACTGAATGGGATCGGCGTGTCCGTCGCGGAAATCCATTTCCGGCCCATGCGCAAACAGCAGCGCGTGGTGGGCGTATCGTGCTTCGCGCGGGACATTACCGAGCGCAAACAACAGGAACTGAGCCTGCAAAAGGCGCTCGACCGCTACGACATGGTTTCCTTTGCCACCAGCAACGTGATCTGGGATTACGATCTGGTCACAAACTCCATGCACTGGAACAACAACCTCGCCACCAAGTTCGGCCACCGGAAGGCGGATGAAACGGAAGACTGGTGGGAACGGCATGTGCATCCGGAAGACGCGCCCATGATCATCAGCGGCCTGAAACTGGCCATCGCGGAGAAACGCACGACGTACGCGGCGGAGTACCGCTTCCTTTGTGCCGACGGGCAATACCGGCACGTTTTCGACCGGGTGTACATCAGCTATGGCGAAGAAGGCCATCCCATCCGAATGATCGGCGCGATGGAAGATATCGAAGACAAAAAACTGTACGTGGAAGAGCTCCAGAAAGTGGCACATATGAGCTCGCACAGCCTGCGCCGGCCCGTGGCGTCGATGCTGGGCGTGGTAGGCCTCATCAATAAAGACAACCTCACCGATCCCGCCAACCTCCCGCTGCTGGCGGGTATCGAAAAAATAGCGAAAGAGATGGACG
- a CDS encoding DUF3347 domain-containing protein, with protein MKKSIFGALAIASLTFAACNNSGTTSKEGQSTADSGATAQTPAATDEKAVTEITPQFTDIDSKVAASLNTVIDQYLAIKNGLAADNAEETAKAGKAMAAALAGVDASLLTTAQQPVFAENKDELKEHAEHISENAGNIHHQREHFVDMSEDVYALVKAFGGGRPLYRDFCPMANEDKGARWLSEVKDIKNPYFGSKMLTCGSVEEVIK; from the coding sequence ATGAAAAAAAGCATCTTCGGTGCCCTGGCTATCGCCAGTTTAACTTTCGCCGCATGTAACAATTCCGGCACAACCTCTAAAGAAGGACAAAGCACCGCCGACTCCGGTGCCACTGCTCAAACACCGGCCGCAACAGACGAAAAGGCCGTAACGGAGATCACCCCGCAGTTCACAGACATCGACTCAAAAGTTGCCGCTTCGCTGAACACCGTGATCGATCAGTACCTGGCTATTAAGAACGGGCTCGCCGCCGATAACGCCGAAGAAACCGCCAAAGCCGGCAAAGCCATGGCCGCGGCGCTGGCCGGGGTAGACGCATCGCTCCTCACCACCGCACAGCAACCTGTATTCGCTGAGAATAAAGACGAATTGAAAGAACACGCCGAACATATCAGCGAAAACGCCGGAAACATCCACCACCAGCGCGAACATTTCGTTGACATGAGCGAAGACGTATACGCACTCGTGAAAGCCTTCGGCGGCGGCCGCCCGCTGTACCGCGATTTTTGCCCAATGGCTAACGAAGACAAAGGCGCACGCTGGCTGAGCGAAGTGAAAGACATTAAGAACCCGTACTTCGGCAGCAAAATGTTGACCTGCGGAAGCGTAGAAGAAGTGATCAAATAA
- a CDS encoding N-acetylmuramoyl-L-alanine amidase, producing the protein MWKKLLIVTTVTAIGACSPQPYKATNKVYRTEAKRWSGVVKAQPDNIAVSAVAPPVWAGTVNFNLRKPNYVIIHHTAQNSCEQTLRTFTLERTQVSAHYVICRDGTVHHMLNDYLRAWHGGLSKWGSITDINSISIGIELDNNGFEPFDSLQVRSLLVVLDTLKHRYNIPAANFIGHGDIAPRRKNDPSAQFPWNRLADKGFGLWYGDTARIAVPENFSHLQALRLIGYDLQDTTAAIQAFKRHFVPGDSLTAPASLTDGAKKILVGVMQQAL; encoded by the coding sequence ATGTGGAAAAAACTACTGATCGTAACAACAGTAACGGCTATAGGTGCCTGTTCGCCGCAGCCTTACAAAGCCACCAATAAAGTATACCGCACGGAAGCGAAACGCTGGTCGGGCGTAGTGAAAGCCCAGCCAGACAATATCGCCGTATCGGCCGTTGCACCGCCAGTATGGGCGGGCACCGTCAACTTCAACCTGCGCAAACCCAATTACGTTATCATCCATCATACGGCGCAGAATTCCTGCGAGCAAACGCTGCGCACGTTCACGCTCGAGCGCACGCAGGTAAGCGCGCATTACGTGATTTGCAGGGACGGCACCGTGCATCACATGCTCAACGATTATCTCCGCGCATGGCACGGCGGATTATCGAAATGGGGCAGCATCACCGACATTAATTCCATTTCCATCGGCATCGAGCTGGACAATAACGGGTTCGAACCGTTCGACAGTCTGCAGGTACGCAGCCTGCTGGTGGTGCTCGATACCCTGAAGCATCGCTACAACATCCCTGCTGCCAACTTCATCGGTCATGGCGATATTGCGCCCCGCCGGAAAAACGACCCCAGCGCCCAGTTCCCCTGGAACCGGCTCGCGGATAAAGGATTCGGGTTATGGTACGGCGATACCGCGCGCATCGCAGTGCCGGAGAACTTCAGCCATTTACAGGCGCTCCGCCTGATAGGGTACGATCTCCAGGATACCACAGCCGCCATCCAGGCCTTCAAGCGGCACTTCGTGCCGGGCGATTCGCTGACGGCGCCCGCTTCCCTTACCGACGGTGCAAAGAAAATACTGGTCGGCGTCATGCAACAGGCGCTGTAA
- a CDS encoding efflux RND transporter permease subunit: protein MNLPSLSIKKPVLGGVFSLLIVILGLVGLKQLGIREFPLTEAPVISVVTFYPGASPDVIASKITRPIEESLAEAGGVRTISSESREQASIISVEFNREVDLEDALNDVRDKVAKSRSQLPADVDPPIVEKASSPDNLVAFLEVESDTKDIKEVSHLASTVIKDRMQSIPGINRVAVVGEHKYAMRLRFDPVKLAAYKLSPEDIRQALLRENMDLPAGKIEGSSTELSVRTMGRLTTTAEFNEMIVKQTGASVIRLKDIGYAELGELNERTAIINETGNANRVGVGIAIQIQRGANAIEVVDEFYRRLDQLRKEVPKDYRLIVGFDFTKPVRESIKEVEETLFIAFGLVVLIIFLFLRDWRSTIIPVLAIPVSILSAFFIMYVAGFSINVLTLLGLVLAIGLVVDDAIVVLENIYKKVEEGMTPVQAAFKGSKEIYFAVISTTITLAAVFLPIVFMGGISGQLFKEFAIVVSGSVLVSAFVALTLSPMLSAYLLKKQDRPNWLHRKTEPFFLWLNNGYAHLLKGFMKARWLAWVFLVGAGVLIYFVGKKLPSELAPVEDRSNMSLIAIAPEGVSFDYMKKQMTAVGKYVNDSTDGLYQTYSMVAVSFIPAPAPTSFAVQSIYLKEPKARKASVQDLYNQYAAASGNFRGLLLFPYLPPTIGTRYGGGMPVQFVLQGANLDTVSGALNKFLQAARQSKKLMFVDADLKINKPELQISIDRQKAALMGVSIQEVGRALQLSLSGQRYGYFLRNDRQYEVIGQLEKENRSKTGDLRSIYVRSASGDMISLDNLVTIRESISPAAIYRYDQYTSATVSAGLAPGVSLAEGIEEMKHIQQTVLGANFKTSLAGQSRDYEESQGNIRFTLILALLLIYMILAAQFESLRDPLIIMLTVPMAVTGAILSLSWFGQSLNVFSQIGIITLVGLITKNGILIVEFANHLKDTGLSKYEAAIQAAEQRFRPILMTSLAMIFGALPIAMTHNSRQSLGIVIAGGLIFAGILTLFIIPAVYSYLSGSKRRVEPVEEEAPVEAETIYA, encoded by the coding sequence ATGAATTTACCATCGCTTAGTATAAAAAAGCCGGTGCTGGGAGGCGTATTTTCCTTACTCATCGTCATCCTGGGGCTCGTTGGCCTCAAACAGCTCGGCATCCGCGAATTCCCCCTCACGGAAGCCCCGGTGATCTCGGTCGTCACTTTTTACCCCGGCGCCAGTCCGGACGTGATCGCCTCCAAGATCACCCGGCCCATCGAAGAATCGCTGGCGGAAGCCGGCGGCGTGCGCACCATTTCCTCCGAATCACGCGAACAGGCCAGCATCATCTCCGTGGAATTTAACCGGGAAGTAGACCTGGAAGACGCGCTGAACGACGTCCGCGACAAAGTCGCCAAATCGCGCAGCCAATTGCCCGCCGACGTAGATCCGCCCATCGTGGAAAAAGCCAGCTCGCCCGATAACCTCGTGGCTTTCCTCGAAGTGGAAAGCGATACCAAAGACATTAAAGAAGTCAGCCACCTCGCGTCTACGGTGATCAAAGACCGAATGCAATCCATCCCCGGCATCAACCGCGTGGCCGTGGTCGGCGAACATAAATACGCCATGCGCCTCCGCTTCGATCCCGTAAAACTTGCGGCATATAAACTGTCGCCGGAAGATATCCGCCAGGCGCTGCTGCGCGAGAACATGGACCTGCCGGCGGGAAAGATTGAAGGCAGCAGCACAGAACTGAGCGTGCGCACCATGGGCCGCCTCACCACCACTGCCGAGTTCAACGAAATGATCGTCAAACAGACCGGCGCTTCCGTCATCCGCCTCAAAGACATCGGTTACGCCGAGCTCGGCGAACTGAACGAACGTACGGCCATCATCAACGAAACCGGGAACGCCAACCGCGTGGGCGTGGGCATCGCTATCCAGATCCAGCGGGGCGCCAATGCCATCGAAGTGGTAGATGAATTCTACCGCCGGCTCGATCAGTTGCGGAAAGAAGTGCCGAAAGATTACCGGCTCATCGTAGGGTTCGATTTCACGAAACCCGTCCGCGAGTCGATCAAGGAAGTGGAAGAAACGCTCTTCATCGCTTTCGGGCTCGTGGTGCTGATCATTTTCCTGTTCCTCCGCGACTGGCGTTCTACCATCATCCCCGTGCTGGCCATTCCCGTGTCTATCCTGTCTGCGTTTTTCATCATGTACGTGGCCGGGTTTTCCATCAACGTGCTCACGCTGCTGGGCCTGGTGCTCGCCATCGGACTGGTGGTCGACGATGCGATCGTGGTGCTGGAAAACATCTATAAAAAGGTGGAAGAGGGGATGACGCCCGTTCAGGCGGCGTTCAAGGGATCGAAGGAGATCTATTTCGCGGTGATATCGACCACCATCACGCTCGCCGCGGTGTTCCTGCCGATCGTGTTCATGGGCGGTATCAGCGGACAATTGTTCAAGGAGTTCGCTATCGTGGTATCCGGATCAGTGTTGGTATCGGCTTTCGTGGCGCTGACGCTGTCGCCCATGCTGAGCGCATATTTGCTGAAGAAGCAAGACCGCCCCAACTGGCTGCACCGTAAAACGGAACCGTTCTTCCTCTGGCTCAACAATGGCTATGCACATTTGCTGAAAGGCTTTATGAAAGCGCGCTGGCTGGCCTGGGTGTTCCTCGTTGGCGCCGGCGTGCTGATTTATTTTGTCGGTAAAAAACTGCCGTCGGAATTGGCGCCGGTGGAAGACCGTTCCAACATGAGCCTGATCGCCATTGCCCCGGAAGGCGTTTCGTTCGACTATATGAAAAAACAGATGACCGCCGTGGGCAAATACGTCAACGATTCTACGGACGGGCTGTATCAAACCTATTCCATGGTGGCCGTTTCCTTCATTCCGGCGCCGGCGCCCACCAGTTTCGCTGTGCAGAGCATTTACCTGAAAGAGCCCAAAGCCCGCAAGGCTTCCGTGCAAGACCTGTATAACCAATATGCGGCCGCATCCGGTAATTTCCGGGGGCTTTTGTTATTCCCATATTTACCGCCGACCATCGGTACGCGGTACGGTGGCGGGATGCCGGTGCAGTTCGTGCTGCAGGGCGCCAATCTCGACACGGTTTCCGGCGCATTGAACAAATTCCTGCAGGCGGCCCGGCAAAGTAAAAAGCTCATGTTCGTGGATGCAGACCTCAAGATCAACAAACCCGAACTGCAAATCAGCATCGACCGGCAGAAGGCAGCGCTCATGGGCGTTTCCATCCAGGAAGTGGGCAGGGCGCTGCAGCTTTCATTGTCTGGCCAGCGGTACGGGTACTTTTTGCGGAACGACCGTCAATACGAAGTGATCGGCCAGCTGGAGAAGGAAAACCGCAGCAAGACCGGGGACCTTCGCTCCATCTACGTCCGTTCCGCCAGCGGCGACATGATTTCGCTGGATAACCTGGTAACGATCCGGGAGAGCATCAGTCCGGCGGCGATCTACCGCTACGACCAATACACTTCCGCTACCGTTTCCGCAGGCCTGGCGCCCGGAGTGAGCCTGGCCGAAGGGATCGAAGAGATGAAACACATCCAGCAAACCGTGCTCGGCGCCAATTTCAAGACATCGCTGGCGGGGCAGTCGAGGGATTATGAAGAAAGCCAGGGGAACATCCGGTTCACGCTCATACTGGCGCTCCTGCTCATTTACATGATCCTCGCGGCGCAATTCGAAAGCCTGCGCGATCCGCTCATCATCATGCTCACGGTGCCCATGGCGGTAACCGGCGCCATTCTCAGCCTGAGCTGGTTCGGCCAGAGCCTGAACGTATTCAGCCAGATCGGGATCATTACGCTGGTGGGGCTTATCACCAAAAACGGCATCCTCATCGTCGAATTCGCCAACCATCTGAAGGACACCGGCCTTTCGAAGTACGAAGCCGCCATTCAGGCCGCGGAGCAGCGCTTCAGGCCCATTCTGATGACCTCGCTGGCCATGATATTCGGGGCGCTGCCCATCGCCATGACGCACAACAGCCGGCAATCGCTGGGGATCGTTATCGCGGGAGGGCTCATTTTCGCTGGGATCCTCACCCTGTTCATCATCCCGGCGGTGTATTCCTACCTGTCTGGCAGCAAACGAAGGGTAGAACCGGTTGAAGAAGAAGCGCCGGTTGAAGCGGAAACCATATACGCCTGA
- a CDS encoding HYC_CC_PP family protein — MKKLLTLILAVLYVGTSTGATLHMHYCMGELVDVALWHDEARPCSKCASAPGDACSKDCCKDVHKTVKLEKDQKRVEFAFAFLHWDVAATALPACFSHTVRPILQDRVVPVGHAPPRSQKVLTHVLHCTFRI, encoded by the coding sequence ATGAAAAAGCTGCTCACCCTGATATTGGCTGTCCTCTACGTCGGTACCTCTACCGGCGCTACGTTGCACATGCATTATTGTATGGGGGAGCTCGTGGATGTTGCGCTTTGGCATGATGAAGCCAGGCCTTGCAGCAAATGCGCATCCGCCCCGGGAGACGCCTGCAGCAAAGACTGCTGCAAGGATGTCCACAAAACCGTAAAACTGGAGAAAGACCAGAAAAGGGTTGAGTTCGCTTTCGCTTTTTTACATTGGGATGTAGCCGCTACGGCGCTCCCGGCCTGTTTTTCCCATACCGTTCGGCCCATTTTACAGGATAGGGTAGTGCCCGTCGGCCATGCCCCTCCACGAAGTCAAAAAGTACTTACCCACGTGCTGCACTGCACTTTCCGGATTTAA
- a CDS encoding DeoR/GlpR family DNA-binding transcription regulator: MSIINIAERHKFILGRLYEKGYVNVVELCKELDVSGVTIRKDLKLLEDKSLLYRSHGGATIQNPYTNDKPVNEKEKIQREEKHNIGKMAASLIVPGDAIIIASGTTVLALAKHIQPRGPLMIITSALNVALELNRYHEIEVVQLGGVIRNNSSSVAGPYAEKILEDFSCSKLFLGVDGIDVEFGLTTTSIAEAHLNQQMIRAAQKTIVLADSSKFGKRGFGRICRLEEVDQIITDKGISEHMVKLLEDMGIEVVIV, translated from the coding sequence ATGTCTATAATTAATATCGCGGAGCGGCACAAATTCATTTTGGGCAGATTGTATGAAAAAGGATATGTTAATGTCGTGGAACTGTGCAAGGAACTGGACGTTTCGGGCGTAACTATCCGAAAGGACCTGAAGCTGCTGGAAGATAAGTCGCTCCTCTACCGTTCCCATGGCGGCGCCACCATCCAGAATCCCTATACGAACGACAAGCCCGTTAACGAAAAGGAAAAGATCCAGCGGGAGGAGAAGCACAACATCGGCAAAATGGCCGCTTCTCTTATTGTTCCTGGCGATGCCATCATCATTGCATCGGGGACTACTGTGCTGGCCCTGGCCAAGCACATCCAGCCCAGGGGGCCGCTCATGATCATTACTTCTGCCCTGAACGTGGCGCTGGAACTGAACCGTTACCACGAGATCGAAGTGGTGCAGCTCGGCGGCGTCATCCGCAATAATTCATCGTCTGTAGCCGGGCCCTATGCCGAAAAAATCCTCGAAGACTTTTCCTGCTCCAAACTCTTTTTGGGGGTAGACGGGATCGACGTGGAATTCGGCCTCACCACCACCAGCATCGCGGAAGCGCATCTCAATCAGCAGATGATCCGCGCCGCGCAGAAAACTATCGTACTGGCAGACTCTTCCAAATTCGGGAAACGCGGTTTCGGCCGGATCTGCCGTCTCGAAGAAGTAGATCAGATCATTACCGACAAAGGAATTTCCGAGCACATGGTGAAATTGCTGGAAGACATGGGCATCGAAGTCGTAATTGTATAA